AAACCACCATTAACCTGGTGCCGGAAAACGAAGTGCTCAATGTGCTGGAAGGCGATGACGCGGAAACCAACGCGCTGCGTGCCAAACGTCGTTGCCAGAAGTGTGGCACGGCGATGGACAGCTACCTCATTGATCCGAAGCGCAAATTGCATGTTTGCGGTAATAACCCGACCTGTGATGGCTACGAAATCGAAGAGGGCGAGTTCCGCATCAAGGGGTATGACGGTCCGATCGTTGAATGTGAGAAGTGCGGTTCTGAAATGCACCTGAAAATGGGGCGTTTTGGTAAGTACATGGCATGTACCAACGACGAATGCAAAAACACGCGTAAAATTCTGCGTAACGGCGACGTAGCACCGCCGAAGGAAGATCCGGTGCCATTGCCGGAGCTGCCTTGCGAGAAATCCGACGCTTATTTCGTGTTGCGTGATGGTGCTGCCGGGGTGTTCCTCGCCGCCAATACCTTCCCGAAATCGCGTGAAACGCGTGCACCGCTGGTGGAGGAACTGTACCGTTTCCGTGATCGTCTGCCGGAAAAACTGCGTTACCTGGCCGATGCACCACAGCAGGATCCGGAAGGTAATAAAACGATTGTCCGCTTTAGCCGTAAAACCAAACAGCAGTACGTGGCATCGGAAAAAGAGGGCAAAGCAACCGGATGGTCGGCTTTCTACATTGATAACAAATGGACTGAAGCTAAAAAATAAGCGACTTCAGTTACCTATCCCCAAAGGGCCGCTCTGTCGGCCCTTTTTTATGCCTGCATTATTATTCTTTGTTAGCTGCTATACACAGAAGCTATAAATGATATAGTTGTTATAGTAACCCGCTTTTTTATTATGAAATCGTCTTAAGCGATAACCCATTTGCGTACTTCGGATGGTCTGTCATGAAACTACAGCAGCTTCGTTATATCGTCGAGGTGGTGAATCACAACCTCAATGTCTCCTCGACGGCGGAAGGGCTTTATACTTCCCAGCCAGGTATCAGTAAGCAAGTCCGCATGCTTGAAGATGAGTTGGGGATCCAAATTTTTGCCCGCAGCGGCAAGCATCTTACTCAGGTAACGCCCGCCGGGCAGGAAATTATCCGCATTGCGCGTGAAGTCCTGTCAAAAGTGGACGCGATTAAATCGGTGGCGGGGGAACATACCTGGCCCGATAAAGGCTCGCTGTATGTCGCCACCACGCACACCCAGGCGCGCTATGCGCTGCCTAACGTGATCAAAGGCTTTATTGAGCGCTATCCGCGTGTTTCCCTGCATATGCATCAGGGCTCGCCCACGCAGATTGCCGAAGCGGTTTCGAAGGGTAATGCGGACTTCGCCATTGCCACCGAGGCGTTACATCTGTATGACGATCTGGTGATGCTGCCGTGCTATCACTGGAATCGTTCCATCGTGGTCACGCCGGACCATCCGCTCGCCTCAAAGCAATCGGTCACGATTGACGAGCTGGCGCAGTATCCGCTGGTAACGTACACCTTTGGTTTTACGGGCCGTTCTGAGCTGGATACTGCGTTTAATCGCGCAGGGTTAACGCCGCGTATTGTCTTTACCGCCACCGATGCAGACGTAATTAAAACTTATGTAAGACTTGGCCTGGGAGTTGGTGTTATCGCCAGTATGGCGGTCGATCCAGTCTCCGATCCAGACCTGGTTAAGCTGGATGCGCATGAGATTTTCAGCCACAGCACAACCAAAATTGGCTTCCGTCGCAGCACCTTCTTACGCAGCTATATGTATGATTTTATTCAGCGCTTTGCACCGCATTTAACCCGCGATGTGGTCGACACTGCCGTGGCATTGCGTTCTAATGAAGATATAGAAGCGATGTTTAAAGATATTAAGTTGCCGCAAAAATAATGTCAGAGGGTATCTTTTCGACTGAAAAGATACCCTTAACTCTGACTAAAGCTAAATCACT
Above is a genomic segment from Kosakonia radicincitans DSM 16656 containing:
- the cysB gene encoding HTH-type transcriptional regulator CysB, yielding MKLQQLRYIVEVVNHNLNVSSTAEGLYTSQPGISKQVRMLEDELGIQIFARSGKHLTQVTPAGQEIIRIAREVLSKVDAIKSVAGEHTWPDKGSLYVATTHTQARYALPNVIKGFIERYPRVSLHMHQGSPTQIAEAVSKGNADFAIATEALHLYDDLVMLPCYHWNRSIVVTPDHPLASKQSVTIDELAQYPLVTYTFGFTGRSELDTAFNRAGLTPRIVFTATDADVIKTYVRLGLGVGVIASMAVDPVSDPDLVKLDAHEIFSHSTTKIGFRRSTFLRSYMYDFIQRFAPHLTRDVVDTAVALRSNEDIEAMFKDIKLPQK